One window from the genome of Engraulis encrasicolus isolate BLACKSEA-1 chromosome 16, IST_EnEncr_1.0, whole genome shotgun sequence encodes:
- the LOC134466518 gene encoding uncharacterized protein LOC134466518, whose protein sequence is MTQPSTEFPLGLLFKNESVTSDLVDILQHMQREYVPRTPTGLQSIFIGGDRLTEGNSRSVQWAFGEGETPEDRLDGLLAKFEDWHAFRILLGVHFKIFCTERSARDHGTLFANMNTVKCSNAKKGPHHAFNAYKEFVRKDTSALFIAAAMEVFGMENVEDVPKDLPQDIMSMTKQEQRTWLHDKVAKVVDRFVINADIANIFQGVSQASQPQQREEMSCREPGCQRTFVYPKCRLKHERKDHGLDFGEDTSHKEEPTAKPPSCDYKKNHTEARLSFGLFLEDMQDAVREGDGERLIRLYRVALLYYRAYGRTQYAYSTLLLLIHVSAVLSPAKAHSLKWNRFFNGKGGKGKNIPLDLHLEHLNNLLKSFLKGMGPNLTEAGADRVSKSLGSLKKILDNADRELTVASPSGYHHCAPETPDFLKLVEVIRKADLFNFSADRAFGAFPNFDRNLLARVKYTNMWEWIMAKLKLWNKKYP, encoded by the exons ATGACACAGCCATCAACTGAG TTTCCACTTGGGCTGCTGTTCAAGAATGAGAGTGTTACTTCAGATCTTGTGGATATCCTACAGCACATGCAGAGAGA ATACGTCCCAAGAACACCAACAGGTCTGCAGAGCATCTTCATCGGGGGTGACCGCCTGACTGAAGGCAACAGCAGATCCGTACAATGGGCCTTTGGGGAAGGCGAGACTCCTGAGGACAGGCTGGATGGATTACTCGCCAAATTTGAAGACTGGCATGCCTTCAGGATTCTCTTAGGG GTACACTTCAAGATCTTCTGCACCGAGAGGTCAGCGCGGGACCATGGAACTTTATTCGCAAATATGAATACAGTCAAGTGTAGCAATGCTAAGAAGGGACCGCACCATGCCTTCAATGCGTACAAAGAGTTCGTCCGGAAGGACACGTCTGCCCTCTTCATTGCGGCGGCGATGGAGGTCTTTGGAATGGAAAATGTGGAAG atgtaCCCAAGGATTTACCGCAGGACATCATGAGCATGACCAAACAGGAGCAGCGAACTTGGCTCCACGACAAAGTGGCCAAGGTTGTTGACAGGTTTGTCATCAACGCTGACATTGCCAACATTTTCCAGGGTGTAAGTCAGGCATCACAGCCCCAGCAAAGGGAGGAAATGAGCTGCCGGGAACCCGGGTGCCAGCGTACCTTTGTTTACCCAAAATGTCGGCTCAAACATGAGAGGAAAGATCATGGCCTAGACTTTGGGGAGGACACAAGCCACAAGGAAGAGCCCACTGCTAAGCCTCCCTCTTGTGactacaaaaaaaatcacacgGAGGCAAGGCTTAGCTTTGGGCTCTTCCTTGAGGACATGCAAGATGCCGTCAGAGAGGGGGACGGGGAGCGGCTGATCCGACTGTATAGAGTCGCTTTGTTGTACTACAGAGCCTATGGGCGCACCCAGTATGCGTATAGCACCTTGCTTCTGCTGATTCATGTTTCGGCAGTGCTGTCACCAGCAAAAGCACATAGCCTGAAATGGAACAGGTTTTTCAATGGGAaggggggaaaaggaaaaaacATCCCATTGGACTTGCACCTCGAACATTTAAATAACTTACTGAAATCATTCTTGAAGGGAATGGGGCCGAATCTTACAGAGGCCGGCGCAGATAGGGTGAGTAAGTCTCTCGGATCCCTCAAGAAGATTTTGGATAATGCGGACAGAGAGCTTACAGTTGCCAGTCCCTCTGGCTACCACCACTGTGCGCCAGAAACTCCAGACTTCCTTAAACTAGTGGAAGTTATCAGGAAGGCAGATCTCTTCAACTTCTCTGCCGACAGGGCATTTGGTGCCTTCCCAAACTTTGATAGAAATCTGCTAGCCCGCGTCAAGTATACCAACATGTGGGAGTGGATCATGGCCAAATTAAAGCTTTGGAACAAAAAATACCCGTAA
- the LOC134465639 gene encoding bifunctional 3'-5' exonuclease/ATP-dependent helicase WRN-like, with product MLNMQGARRIHVSPNRENIRLGIVRLPNDKLKCLDWVVKLVKDGGVAAPQIIIYCRSVKTTGKVHRYLHTELGPDAWVDRDPEERTKNCFIGMYHSSTLPKYKKYVVSSLNGNGNCRIVLATNALSMGMNFPNVSYVIMYGPPEDAEDVLQQIGRAGRSGSHVNAVLYYHGTQLIKVDKGVKGLVTTSPSDCIRKALYCLFEDGPVSVEPGHRCCTHCHRTCKCAGEACEIPFPPSESFMNIFRLQTRYRDVDPEDRILVRELLQEYRAYLLLNTTHLYTNSEACTGFSDELIESVVENCTHIFDYVYIVTHLPVFYGEHAKEILRIIYEVFGDIEYVEPSVLESFDEPDLDYPGYFDGPDDYDNVTENDVSSLYGSDSDLDSSSGIDPDSYSGID from the coding sequence ATGCTAAACATGCAGGGAGCAAGGAGAATACACGTATCCCCAAACAGAGAGAACATTAGACTAGGTATTGTAAGACTGCCAAACGATAAGCTGAAATGCCTTGACTGGGTAGTTAAACTGGTAAAAGATGGTGGTGTTGCTGCACCACAGATAATCATTTACTGTCGGTCAGTAAAAACAACAGGCAAAGTGCATCGTTACCTGCATACAGAGCTGGGACCAGATGCCTGGGTGGATAGGGACCccgaagaaagaacaaaaaactgTTTCATTGGAATGTACCACAGTTCCACCCTGCCTAAATACAAGAAATATGTTGTTTCATCACTGAATGGTAATGGCAACTGTAGAATTGTACTAGCAACTAATGCTCTCAGTATGGGGATGAACTTCCCAAATGTCTCTTATGTCATTATGTACGGCCCACCGGAGGACGCAGAAGATGTACTCCAGCAAATTGGTAGAGCTGGGCGTAGTGGGTCACATGTTAATGCTGTTCTGTACTATCATGGGACACAGCTAATAAAAGTTGACAAGGGTGTTAAGGGCTTGGTGACTACAAGTCCAAGTGACTGCATTCGTAAGGCTTTATATTGCCTGTTTGAAGATGGCCCTGTGAGCGTGGAACCTGGTCACAGATGCTGTACACACTGTCACAGGACATGCAAATGTGCAGGTGAAGCATGTGAAATACCCTTCCCACCATCTGAATCCTTCATGAATATTTTCAGGTTGCAAACTAGATACAGAGATGTAGACCCAGAGGATAGAATCCTGGTCAGGGAACTACTGCAGGAGTATCGAGCTTACCTGCTGCTCAATACTACACATCTGTATACCAACTCTGAAGCCTGTACAGGTTTTAGTGACGAATTGATAGAGTCTGTTGTTGAGAATTGTACACACATCTTTGACTATGTTTACATTGTCACACACCTCCCTGTTTTCTATGGAGAACATGCTAAGGAAATTCTCCGCATTATATATGAGGTGTTTGGAGACATTGAGTATGTTGAGCCATCAGTTTTGGAATCTTTTGATGAACCAGACCTGGATTATCCTGGGTATTTTGATGGGCCTGATGACTATGACAATGTTACCGAAAATGATGTCAGTTCATTGTATGGCAGTGACTCTGATCTAGACAGTTCATCTGGTATAGATCCAGACAGTTACTCTGGTATAGACTAG